The nucleotide window TGCTTCCAACGCCACTCTACACTTTACACTTTTCTGCCATTTTAGATGATTTTCCCAACCCTCTGTAGAAATGGATTGGTCATTTAGCTGTGGGATAgaaaagggtttctctatcttCACTTTTTTCCCTGGCATCGTTTTGttaatcttcttctcctttttttaCGACACGTATTGGTAAACCATCAACTGAACCTTTTTTGGTCTGAACCATCCAGGACTGTCAAGTATAAAAAATCAGTTAGTattttgtacaaaaaaaaacagtagatGACAATATAAACATACCATCGTGTTGCTACAAGCGTCGTCGTCTTCATGTGCTTTGGAGTTGCCGGcattggatgtaactttttctTCATCCTTCCCTTTAAGAACATTCATGTCTTCCTCTAATATGGCCATCTTGTTCTTCATCTCAGTCTCAAATAAAGCCATTCTAGCTTCCACCTGAGCTTGTACAGAAGCTTCCAATGTCTTAATAACCCTTTCAGCTACACTAACATCCATGGTTTCTACTCTTCCAGACAAGTTGTCAACAGCCTCAACCAACTTTTGTatgatgttgttgttgatggGTATATCAGTATGAGATTCTTTCTTCAAAActcacaaaccaaaaaaaattagatactaaCAAAACGAAAATGTTCAATAACATGTGATACATACCATTTCTGGTGCAGTTTCTTTCTCCTTCCTTCGTTTTGTGGAGGGGCTTGTATCCACTCTTTCAGGAACACTAGGTGCACTGacttgagttttttttcttctggcaCTTGGTAAGTGGCACTACATCCCAAAACTTGTCGTTTAGCTGATCATTAAGGATGTCAACTATCATGTTATCCAAATCATCAGGCGGTTTATCTTCGCCCCATTTCGGATATCTATCCTCCATTGCCTTTACAATCATATGCCTTACACGAATCTGCATTGTAAAGTACAACACtaattaagtaaaaaaaataagacaaaTAATTGCAAAGAAAATAATCATACCTTctgatattttttcttttcttgtgcaCAGAAGTTTGGGAAGTTGATACGCTGACGAGAACCATGCCATGACAGAAGCGGAACCTCAGCTTCCTCTATCCGATGCCCATATATCTCTCCTAAACCTGGCACAGACTCGTATATCCAAATAAGCAATGCATGAACACAACCATGTAGTGTGTAACTCTTCTTTTCTTCGTATGTCACCACTTTAATAGAATCCACAAGGCTGGTAAATGGCGCTGGAAAGCTGCTGGATCCATCACCCTTTTCGCCAAATGCAGAGGTATTCTACTATTGCTTGAAATGCCAAATATGCCAATGGATAATAGACACAACAAGCCAACCATTACACGCTTCTCTCTAGGCCAATTTCTGATGATCGGAAAAAGGGCTTGAAGTTCATTCAACTTGGGTCCTTCAGAAATTGGAACTTTCATCTCCACCCAAAAGTCTTCATGAGCCACATCCCATTGTTCTTGCGTGTCAAAGGGATCACAATTTAACCCTGTAATATCTTCAAACTCATACAGAGAGAACCTCAATGGCTGGTCTTCTATCAAAGACCAAACTTCATGACTGTACTGAATCGCCAATTGATTCACCAGAAAATAATGAACATGTTTTGCAGACCAAGTGTACTCCAACTCCTTCAGCTTGATAATCACGCCTACAGCTAATTCTCTTAACTCAAGCCAAACGTCTTCACCGACAGACTCTTTCATTACTTGAAGGTTGGACAGAAAACAACTGTGGTTCATGCTCCGAGATTGAATAGGCGTTTTACCAATCTCGTAAAGCCGCGGAGGATACTTCTTGGTACCCGAAGATGAGGCCATTCctgtaaaaaaaacaagaacaaacTTAATAAATATCATTCATCCAGATTATACACAGTGAAATTAGAAATTAGAAAAGACAAATCGATTTTAATCTGAGAATTAgggttttgaaaagaaaaaaaaaacagaaccagTTTTCAATTTGTCagaaataaaattagaaattagGGTTATTGAAATTTAGCATGGAATCAAAGAAAATATGTTAAGAAATGAATATATCTAGCACTTACAGATtcaattttctttaattttgagGCGGATGTGACGAAGCCAAATCGGAGTTAGGGTTTGGAGTTAGGGTTCATCGTGTGCAGGGACGACGCCGGCTTAGAGAGGAGGTAACGAAACGCAAGGCGACTGCAACTGAGATGAGGTTGTCGGAGATGGAGGTTCAATGTGGGGAAAAGGAAAATTGAGATTACGAAGGAGAGAAGTGTCGAGAAAGGGGTTTTGCTTTTTTGGAAAATATTAgacaattaattattaaattaattcaaTGGCAGTTTCGTTAATACTCAAAGGAATGCtggtttttttgtattttgattaCCCATGTGATCTAGTACAGTAATTAAGAAAGTTTATGCATTAGTATAGTCATTATATGTATCATCTGACTCATTATAGgtaatttctctatatatatatatatatatattgagaaTAGATGCAgcgaagtaaaaaaaaagaaaaacagtcTACTTACAAGACAGGCTAAGAAGAGATGGAACATGTTCTGCTCCTCATTACCATTTTATTGTGTTTGGCTTTCTCCGGGAGATGCATCGATGCTTACAGCAGGAATGATTTCCCGAAGGGATTCCTATTCGGATCGGCCTTTTCTGCTTTTCAGGTTGGAGTTCGAACTATTTTATAATGGTTGTTCCCTTTCTTTATACTCGGAAAtgcatttttgtttttgatgatcggaatatgattttttataacttttaagtGGGAAGGAGCGGTTGATGAAGACGGGAGGATGCCTAGCATATGGGATACATACATTCGCTCTAGTAAGCTCCACACAAAGCAAATTTGAGTTAGAATTTCATATGAGATTTATGTTTTCAAGGAATTTTGGTTCTCACAATGTAAGGTTTGGTTATTAACGATGTAGATAACGCACCTAGCGGAGATATAGCATGTGATGGGTATCATAAATATAAGGTATGGGCATGCATTCATGTTGTTTTGTGCTTTGTTTGGTGCTCAAACTTTTTTGACTCAATGAACAGTGATATGTTTCAGGAGGACGTAAGGCTGATGTATGACATGGGTTTAGATGCATTCCGACTCTCCATCTCGTGGTCGCGACTTATACCAGGTGTGTGCATACGAATCTAGGAATATTTTATACCGACaagtatttaattaatatatatatattatatattttaataaataaatattaaactaataatttaaaatgttaaaattaatattttagaatataatgttaaaactacaattaaaatatttatcttacAGAATGCAGTAGTCtataaaaatttgtttggaaaaatagaaaattttgtttttcttacttttttattttagaacaagattttttttaacaagtTTGTTAAGATTTTATCGTTcagttaaatttattaatattttcctaaatgatttttttttccttttgaacTTTTTCTATATTATTTAATGAGAAAAATTACAAACGATAATGAATGCATATAAAAATTTAGCTTAGAAATACATAACATTTCTTTTGGAAAATTATGGGTGCATGTGCGCATTCTCCCACTTTATGCTATCTTTGTTTGGACTCCAATGTTGTTACCTTCGTCAagttttaaatgtatttttgttcGTTTGGTTTTAAGGTGGAAGAGGACCTGTGAATCCAAAGGGTTTACTATTCTACAAAAACCTCATTGATGAGCTCACAAGACATGGTAAATTGGTAACATTATGCGTCTCATCATGACAATTTGGTGTGATTATGCCACGTGTCTTGGAACAACACAAACTGAGTTTGGTATGGTTACAGGAATTGAACCGCATGTTACGTTGTATCACAATGATCTTCCTCAGGCTCTTGAAGATGAATACGGAGGATGGATTGACCGCAGAATCATGTAAAGCCAACATTTTCTTCCATCTACATTGATCTCGTTGTAACTTGTTAATTGAAGTGTGTTCTTATATATAAATGGGATGTTCTGTTGCAGCGATGACTTCACAGCTTTTGCAGACGTTTGCTTCAGAGAGTTAGGGAACAAAGTGAAATTCTGGTCAACAATTAATGAACCCAATATGTCAGCATTGGGAGGTTACGACTTGGGATTTATGCCTCCTGAGCACTGTTCTGCTCCATTTGGACATGTCAACTGTTCCAGAGGAAACTCCTCAACTGAGCCATATATTGCGGTCCATAACATGTTGCTTGCACACGCATCTACAGCGAGATTGTACAAGCAAAAGTATAAGGTACGCCATGTCACAAATACACGCACATATATCCTTAATATATTGAATGCTCGCTTTACCTCTCTCGTTCTTGGTGTCTCTTGTGTGATGGGTGTAGGGTGAACAGAATGGATCAGTTGGTATGACATGCTTTTCATACTGGGTAGTTCCTTTTAGTAGCTCAAAAGAGGACGAGATGGCAACTCAGATAGCCAAAGATTTCTTTTTAGGCTGGTTTGTTAAACACACTCTTGTTGAAATAATTTACTTTCTTCTTCAGCTACTCTAATGAACGTTTTCATTTCGGAATTCAAGGATTTTGCACCCACTGGTGTTTGGGGACTATCCAGATACGATGAAGAGACTGGTGGGCAAGAGATTGCCAAGTTTTtcggaagaagaaacaaaagtcGTTAAAGACTCGTCTGACTTCATAGGAGTCATACACTATACTACAATGACCGCCGCACACGTATCCACTTTCCAACAAGGGGATTTTAGTGCAGACATGAATGCTTTAGTTAGCCGTATGCTTTTCTTACCTATGTTTTGTCCATCTACCATGCATGAGTTCCATagttgattctttttttttcttggacaGCCTTTGGGAATTCTACACTGGTCAAGGTGTGTTTTCAGAGCTAATATTATGTAACCCTTCTGAATCACCATAATTATTGTAATGTTGAGTTTCATGCTATATTCACAGTATGATGTGCTACCATGGGGTCTTGAAGGAGTGTTGGCATACATAAAGGAGAACTATGGCAATCCACCTGTCTACATTCTTGAAAACGgtctttatctctctc belongs to Brassica rapa cultivar Chiifu-401-42 chromosome A07, CAAS_Brap_v3.01, whole genome shotgun sequence and includes:
- the LOC103828585 gene encoding putative beta-glucosidase 6 isoform X2 is translated as MEHVLLLITILLCLAFSGRCIDAYSRNDFPKGFLFGSAFSAFQWEGAVDEDGRMPSIWDTYIRSNNAPSGDIACDGYHKYKEDVRLMYDMGLDAFRLSISWSRLIPGGRGPVNPKGLLFYKNLIDELTRHGIEPHVTLYHNDLPQALEDEYGGWIDRRIIDDFTAFADVCFRELGNKVKFWSTINEPNMSALGGYDLGFMPPEHCSAPFGHVNCSRGNSSTEPYIAVHNMLLAHASTARLYKQKYKGEQNGSVGMTCFSYWVVPFSSSKEDEMATQIAKDFFLGWILHPLVFGDYPDTMKRLVGKRLPSFSEEETKVVKDSSDFIGVIHYTTMTAAHVSTFQQGDFSADMNALVSPFGNSTLVKYDVLPWGLEGVLAYIKENYGNPPVYILENAKYYNQVNPPTTIHHLTTWKELNTFRLISVLYLIQ
- the LOC108868982 gene encoding uncharacterized protein LOC108868982 encodes the protein MASSSGTKKYPPRLYEIGKTPIQSRSMNHSCFLSNLQVMKESVGEDVWLELRELAVGVIIKLKELEYTWSAKHVHYFLVNQLAIQYSHEVWSLIEDQPLRFSLYEFEDITGLNCDPFDTQEQWDVAHEDFWVEMKVPISEGPKLNELQALFPIIRNWPREKRGDGSSSFPAPFTSLVDSIKVVTYEEKKSYTLHGCVHALLIWIYESVPGLGEIYGHRIEEAEVPLLSWHGSRQRINFPNFCAQEKKKYQKIRVRHMIVKAMEDRYPKWGEDKPPDDLDNMIVDILNDQLNDKFWDKESHTDIPINNNIIQKLVEAVDNLSGRVETMDVSVAERVIKTLEASVQAQVEARMALFETEMKNKMAILEEDMNVLKGKDEEKVTSNAGNSKAHEDDDACSNTMSWMVQTKKGSVDGLPIRVVKKGEED
- the LOC103828585 gene encoding beta-glucosidase 9 isoform X1 translates to MEHVLLLITILLCLAFSGRCIDAYSRNDFPKGFLFGSAFSAFQWEGAVDEDGRMPSIWDTYIRSNNAPSGDIACDGYHKYKEDVRLMYDMGLDAFRLSISWSRLIPGGRGPVNPKGLLFYKNLIDELTRHGIEPHVTLYHNDLPQALEDEYGGWIDRRIIDDFTAFADVCFRELGNKVKFWSTINEPNMSALGGYDLGFMPPEHCSAPFGHVNCSRGNSSTEPYIAVHNMLLAHASTARLYKQKYKGEQNGSVGMTCFSYWVVPFSSSKEDEMATQIAKDFFLGWILHPLVFGDYPDTMKRLVGKRLPSFSEEETKVVKDSSDFIGVIHYTTMTAAHVSTFQQGDFSADMNALVSPFGNSTLVKYDVLPWGLEGVLAYIKENYGNPPVYILENGQSTNHYSSLDDVERVEYLQAYIGAVLDSVRNGSKTKGYFQWSFMDLYEFLDTNYTYGLYYVNFSDPERKRSPKTSAF